In the Candidatus Baltobacteraceae bacterium genome, one interval contains:
- a CDS encoding dihydroorotase, translated as MRVLIRGGRVIDPSRGLDAVRDVAIDGGIIRAISEQIEERGHEIIDATNCVVAPGFIDMHVHLREPGQTHKETIATGTAAAVAGGFTAVACMPNTTPAIDTPAVIAEIAQRVAQAGLARVYPIGAITQGRKGEQLAPYHELAMAGAVAFSDDGSTVENVRVLRNAALYARDVKGPFISHCIDDELHGDAVMNEGKHSAMLGLPASPRLAEDVIVARDILVAADTHKPWHIAHISTATSLDIIRWARSRSTAITCEVTPHHLLLHDDLFVDYHARAKVAPPLRGADDSAALRAAVRDGTIDVFATDHAPHTMEEKAQLLSIAPVGFSGLEVAVGAYAHAIPDLPLDRFITLLSTRPAQILGVEGGTLAVGARADVTIFGERPWTVDARTFYSKGKNTPFDGFTFERRIVATVVGGRLAYHAERGIIEPLAYA; from the coding sequence ATGAGAGTCCTGATTCGCGGCGGCCGCGTCATCGATCCGTCGCGCGGCCTCGACGCCGTACGTGACGTTGCGATCGACGGCGGCATCATCCGTGCCATCTCGGAGCAAATCGAAGAACGTGGCCACGAAATCATCGACGCAACGAACTGCGTGGTCGCGCCCGGCTTCATCGACATGCACGTGCACCTGCGCGAGCCGGGGCAAACGCACAAAGAGACGATCGCGACCGGGACCGCGGCTGCCGTCGCCGGCGGCTTTACCGCCGTCGCCTGCATGCCCAACACGACGCCCGCGATCGACACGCCGGCGGTCATCGCCGAGATCGCACAACGGGTCGCGCAAGCCGGGTTGGCACGCGTCTATCCGATCGGCGCTATCACGCAAGGACGCAAAGGCGAACAACTCGCGCCATATCATGAACTTGCGATGGCCGGCGCCGTCGCCTTCAGCGACGACGGTTCGACCGTGGAGAACGTGCGCGTCCTTCGCAACGCTGCGCTTTACGCGCGTGACGTGAAAGGTCCGTTCATCTCGCATTGCATCGATGACGAGCTGCACGGCGATGCGGTGATGAACGAGGGAAAGCACTCAGCCATGCTGGGGCTGCCCGCGAGCCCCCGTCTGGCGGAAGACGTCATCGTCGCGCGCGACATTCTCGTCGCAGCCGATACGCACAAGCCCTGGCACATCGCGCACATCTCGACTGCGACGTCGCTCGACATCATTCGCTGGGCGCGCTCGCGTTCGACGGCGATAACGTGCGAGGTCACGCCGCACCATCTCTTGCTGCACGACGATCTGTTTGTCGATTACCACGCCCGAGCCAAGGTCGCGCCGCCGCTGCGCGGTGCGGATGATTCGGCTGCTCTTCGGGCTGCCGTCCGTGACGGAACGATCGACGTTTTCGCGACCGATCACGCGCCACATACGATGGAAGAGAAGGCGCAATTGCTCTCTATCGCGCCGGTCGGATTCTCCGGCCTCGAGGTCGCGGTTGGAGCATACGCGCACGCGATCCCGGATCTACCGCTCGATCGCTTCATCACGCTGCTCTCTACGCGGCCTGCGCAAATTCTCGGCGTCGAAGGCGGAACGCTCGCCGTCGGCGCGCGCGCGGACGTGACGATCTTCGGAGAACGTCCGTGGACGGTCGATGCGCGCACATTCTATTCCAAAGGTAAGAATACGCCGTTCGACGGGTTTACGTTCGAGCGCCGCATCGTTGCGACGGTCGTCGGCGGCCGCCTCGCATATCATGCGGAGCGCGGCATCATCGAGCCCTTGGCGTACGCGTGA
- a CDS encoding aspartate carbamoyltransferase catalytic subunit, which translates to MQTRSAPRSLLDIDDLSRDEIALVIRRSGEFRTQLPDRSLLAGVPILNLFFEASTRTATSFTLAEQRVGADVITFAPGTSSLGKGETIADTAITLRAIGVRVIVVRHHESGFPRRLAEAFDGHVVNAGDGTRAHPTQALLDLATLHAEFGRFEGLRVAIVGDILHSRVARSNIVGMKMLGIDITLVGPPTLLPDAFAQEGVRIERDFDAVLPHVDAVMMLRIQRERIAASLLPALADYTIGYQLGTQRLRVLPKGAIILHPGPYNRGVELTDEALADPRSRYETQVTNGVFVRMAALDMLVNGSAVRA; encoded by the coding sequence ATGCAAACTAGGTCAGCACCGCGCAGCCTACTCGACATCGACGACCTTTCGCGTGATGAAATCGCGTTGGTCATCCGCCGTTCCGGAGAGTTTCGAACCCAGCTACCCGACCGCTCGCTGCTCGCCGGCGTTCCGATTCTCAATCTGTTCTTCGAGGCCAGCACGCGAACCGCGACCTCGTTCACGCTTGCCGAGCAACGTGTCGGCGCCGACGTTATCACGTTTGCTCCGGGAACCTCGAGTCTCGGCAAGGGTGAAACGATCGCAGACACCGCGATCACGCTACGGGCCATCGGCGTGCGCGTCATCGTCGTGCGCCATCATGAATCCGGATTTCCGCGGCGGCTGGCCGAAGCGTTCGACGGCCACGTCGTCAACGCAGGCGATGGGACGCGCGCGCATCCGACGCAGGCTCTGCTCGATCTCGCCACGCTGCACGCCGAGTTCGGACGCTTCGAAGGGTTGCGCGTCGCGATCGTCGGCGACATCCTGCACTCGCGCGTCGCACGTTCAAATATCGTCGGCATGAAGATGCTCGGGATCGACATTACGCTCGTCGGGCCGCCGACGCTCTTGCCCGACGCCTTCGCGCAAGAGGGCGTGCGAATCGAGCGCGATTTCGACGCCGTCTTGCCGCACGTCGACGCCGTCATGATGCTGCGGATTCAGCGCGAGCGCATCGCAGCCTCGCTTCTCCCTGCCCTTGCGGATTATACGATCGGCTACCAGCTCGGCACCCAACGGCTGCGCGTGCTGCCTAAGGGAGCCATCATCTTGCACCCGGGCCCGTATAACCGGGGTGTCGAGCTCACCGATGAAGCGCTGGCCGATCCGCGCTCGCGCTATGAGACGCAAGTGACGAATGGCGTATTCGTCCGCATGGCGGCGCTCGATATGCTCGTCAACGGATCTGCGGTGCGCGCATGA